A region from the Lentisphaera profundi genome encodes:
- a CDS encoding GntR family transcriptional regulator encodes MNKNDYNLSKTIAGEIRSWIIKGKLKPQDKLTPRAELEQRFSTTPKTIQKSCDQLVQSGFLKVVPRRGTYIADYLPHKYNFAVLIKSKADSPGWTNYWSVIQKVCGEISKSSRFNFEVRTDVNVETRSESYLKLLDDVESQRLAGVVFAMNAKDFLGTATLESQQLQRFSLNHNNLNIPSLSLSMETFSRKALAKLKSLKAQKVAALMPMGFNDEQKDAVLLQAKNLGLEMDESMLQSLDIHHLSWVKNILSLMFAVEDKPDALIVFDDNFLPEVEGVLEGLKLIGKVQILSHANFPLLQKSNHSCLRLGYDVRDVFQQIINHINKQRLGAEVLAELVVEAKFEEELCAIEHSKNLEKVSQLVAIS; translated from the coding sequence ATGAATAAGAATGACTATAATTTGAGCAAAACGATTGCCGGGGAAATTCGTTCGTGGATTATTAAAGGTAAGCTCAAGCCCCAGGATAAGCTCACACCTCGCGCAGAGTTGGAGCAGCGCTTTTCCACGACTCCTAAGACAATTCAGAAATCCTGTGATCAACTTGTACAGAGCGGTTTTCTTAAAGTTGTACCGCGCAGGGGAACCTATATAGCTGATTACCTACCCCATAAGTATAACTTTGCAGTTCTCATTAAATCAAAAGCTGATTCACCCGGTTGGACCAATTATTGGTCCGTGATCCAAAAAGTCTGTGGCGAAATCAGTAAAAGTAGTCGCTTTAATTTTGAAGTTAGAACAGATGTTAATGTAGAGACTCGATCGGAGTCCTACCTCAAGCTTTTAGATGATGTAGAAAGCCAGCGCTTAGCCGGAGTTGTTTTTGCGATGAACGCAAAGGACTTTCTTGGAACAGCTACCTTGGAGTCACAACAACTGCAAAGGTTTTCTCTCAATCACAATAATTTAAACATTCCTTCTCTTAGTTTGTCTATGGAGACTTTCTCTCGTAAAGCCTTGGCTAAACTCAAATCATTAAAGGCTCAAAAGGTAGCAGCCCTAATGCCCATGGGGTTTAATGATGAACAAAAAGATGCAGTGTTACTACAGGCAAAGAACTTAGGTCTTGAGATGGACGAGTCCATGCTTCAATCTTTGGATATCCACCATTTATCATGGGTAAAAAATATATTGTCACTGATGTTCGCAGTCGAAGATAAACCCGATGCACTGATTGTCTTTGACGATAACTTTTTGCCAGAAGTTGAAGGCGTTTTGGAGGGTCTAAAGCTGATTGGCAAGGTGCAAATTTTGAGCCACGCCAACTTTCCTTTATTGCAGAAAAGTAATCATTCGTGCTTGCGTCTTGGCTATGATGTACGGGATGTTTTCCAACAGATTATAAATCACATCAATAAGCAAAGGCTTGGCGCAGAAGTATTAGCTGAACTTGTAGTTGAAGCCAAATTTGAAGAAGAATTATGCGCCATAGAGCATTCAAAAAATTTAGAAAAAGTTAGCCAGCTTGTAGCCATAAGCTAA
- a CDS encoding GntR family transcriptional regulator, whose protein sequence is MSKDLSVYIKQVYNSWLDLLKGRDESALLTDGDLSKKFDVSRFTVQRAKSLLEENGTLIIQGHKKSFGRAVVQDDYFEVSESSEKRSTQIVKEILMDLGSGHYQADQALSETDLAKKYGCHLALIREVLLSIQSYGLVLKNGRSQWRVVPINAESTREVVELREAIELFALKQMLERDSGDPVRRNFEALYDLHEEMLCNQGDYGIEQFMELDNKFHHGLIEACSNRFFDRYKLLISFFIYNTLRVREQDEGSFSGLIHHLNVLRYCKENKKNQALKEMQKHIHVSGSVLAEIASFRK, encoded by the coding sequence ATGAGTAAAGATTTAAGTGTTTATATAAAGCAAGTTTATAATTCCTGGCTTGATCTATTAAAAGGTAGGGATGAAAGTGCTTTGTTGACCGATGGCGACTTATCTAAAAAATTTGATGTCAGTCGTTTTACTGTTCAACGGGCCAAATCTCTACTAGAAGAAAATGGTACACTGATCATTCAGGGACACAAGAAATCTTTTGGACGAGCAGTTGTTCAGGACGATTACTTCGAGGTATCTGAGAGTTCGGAGAAGAGGTCGACGCAGATTGTGAAAGAGATTCTTATGGACTTGGGTTCGGGTCACTACCAAGCGGATCAAGCTTTAAGCGAAACCGACTTAGCTAAAAAATACGGTTGTCATTTAGCTCTTATTCGAGAAGTACTGTTGTCCATTCAATCTTATGGCTTAGTTCTTAAGAATGGTCGCAGTCAGTGGCGAGTTGTCCCTATTAATGCTGAAAGTACTAGAGAAGTGGTGGAGTTGCGCGAGGCTATAGAGCTCTTTGCCTTGAAGCAAATGCTAGAGCGCGATAGTGGAGATCCAGTCCGCAGAAATTTTGAGGCCCTTTATGATTTACATGAGGAGATGTTGTGTAATCAGGGTGATTATGGCATTGAGCAGTTTATGGAGCTGGATAATAAGTTTCATCACGGTTTGATCGAAGCCTGCTCTAATCGTTTTTTCGATCGTTATAAGTTGCTGATTAGTTTCTTTATCTATAACACTTTGCGGGTTCGTGAACAAGATGAAGGTAGTTTTTCTGGTTTGATTCATCACCTAAACGTACTGCGTTATTGTAAAGAAAATAAAAAGAACCAAGCGCTAAAAGAAATGCAAAAGCATATTCACGTATCTGGTTCAGTTCTTGCGGAAATCGCAAGCTTTAGGAAATAA